A window of the Octopus sinensis unplaced genomic scaffold, ASM634580v1 Contig15230, whole genome shotgun sequence genome harbors these coding sequences:
- the LOC115230301 gene encoding uncharacterized protein LOC115230301 — MSVFTSPQTNPEGLPTQNTNNNNQSEVGNVSSGIHGTPETCNDPYIEPSRTHLLPLKSLITETHSNDKLQWISSVVDSAKRRFGRIPRGGWNLIVHNFNTRFLVQKSISDVKKLLKVKPHSETCGNQNDVGVTENGNSLSKTEISLYGKCKEEFNFQIKRVVSISRDSRKPTKKIPYKLVKKDILVALDAVISNYVLTCPPKDINEITDIIFAGQCAYENLVLKNKIRTSWRENIEKRITKFKENLTLIANFSSLKSKSEKDTALDFMCSFGYKKSRKGETTRICTLIEDRIKIMEKRISIYESRKSFRRDNFCFELNRRRFYRNLNGGEDNKYTLPEGECLSFWEKIWKKDENHIVTDVVGKRITGIEQSPVDIKPDFIKSIINYAPNWKTSGCDGVYCFLLRSLNLSIIIYVMKF, encoded by the coding sequence ATGTCTGTTTTCACCAGTCCGCAAACAAATCCTGAGGGCCTTCCtacacaaaatacaaataataataatcaatcagAAGTTGGAAACGTGTCTTCAGGGATACATGGAACGCCTGAAACTTGCAATGATCCTTATATTGAACCTTCACGAACGCATTTGCTCCCCCTTAAATCATTGATAACTGAAACACATTCTAACGACAAATTGCAGTGGATATCTTCTGTTGTTGATTCGGCTAAACGGAGATTTGGAAGAATCCCTCGTGGTGGATGGAACCTCATTGTACATAATTTCAATACCCGTTTTCTTGTTCAGAAAAGCATCTCCGAtgttaaaaaattattgaaagtgaAACCCCATAGTGAGACTTGTGGTAATCAAAATGATGTGGGTGTAACAGAAAACGGAAATTCACTGTCAAAAACAGAAATTTCTTTATATGGAAAATGTAAAGAAGAATTTAATTTCCAAATTAAGAGAGTTGTATCAATATCAAGGGATTCGAGAAAGCCTACCAAAAAGATTCCATATAAATTGGTTAAGAAAGATATTCTGGTTGCTTTGGATGCAGTGATTTCAAATTATGTATTGACTTGTCCTCCAAAGGATATAAACGAAATCACGGATATTATTTTTGCAGGACAATGTGCATACGAAAATTTggttcttaaaaataaaataagaacctcTTGGAGGGAAAATATTGAGAAGAGAATTACTAAATTCAAAGAGAACCTCACTCTTATTGCTAATTTCTCCAGTCTGAAATCCAAAAGTGAAAAGGATACGGCCCTGGACTTTATGTGCTCCTTTGGATATAAGAAGTCGAGAAAGGGAGAAACCACCAGAATATGTACGTTAATTGAAGATAGAATAAAAATCATGGAAAAAAGGATTTCGATTTATGAGTCACGAAAATCATTTAGAAGAGACAATTTTTGTTTTGAACTCAACAGAAGGAGGTTTTACCGAAACCTGAATGGTGGAGAAGATAATAAATATACGTTGCCAGAAGGTGAATGTTTGTCATTTTGGGAGAAGATATggaaaaaagatgaaaatcatattgttactgatgttgttggAAAACGTATAACTGGCATAGAACAATCCCCAGTTGACATCAAACCAGACTTTATCAAAAGTATTATTAACTATGCGCCAAACTGGAAGACTTCTGGATGCGATGGAGTATACTGCTTTTTATTAAGAAGTTTGAATCTCTCCATAATTATTTATGTGATGAAATTTTGA